The proteins below are encoded in one region of Pygocentrus nattereri isolate fPygNat1 chromosome 13, fPygNat1.pri, whole genome shotgun sequence:
- the gpr142 gene encoding probable G-protein coupled receptor 142 — MITWHNGTVPSHQEEEESADEYQRSECVLGYIPVIYYSILLCVGVPVNILTLVALSRLAARTQKALYVYLLALTGSDILSQLFIIFVGFLLETAVFHRDVPVVLLRSVSALEFAANHASIWATVPLTVDRYVALCHPLLHRQISYPARARRIITVVLTLALASGVPFFWWSDVWRVSSPPNTLDSTLIWVHVTIIYFLPCSIFLVLNSLIILRLRRRQHQQRRQEDSRQQRASAGRLGKTTAMLLAITSVFTVLWAPRTAVVIYHLYVSSVHRDWSVHLAYDLANMLAMLNTAVNFFLYCFVSKPFRGAVRDVLLLKGAPLHPPRSFHHRHVSANTSNSSLSSNAKRSHRDATPLSALSADITA; from the exons ATGATCACCTGGCATAATGGCACGGTGCCTAGCCAccaagaagaagaggaaagcgCAGATGAGTACCAAAGGTCGGAGTGTGTACTCGGCTACATCCCTGTCATCTACTACAGCATTCTCTTGTGTGTGGGAGTTCCAG TAAACATCCTGACATTGGTGGCGCTGTCCCGCTTGGCCGCCCGTACTCAAAAGGCCCTGTATGTCTACCTGCTTGCATTGACTGGTTCGGACATCCTCAGTCAACTCTTCATCATCTTTGTGGGCTTCCTACTGGAGACCGCCGTGTTCCACCGTGATGTTCCTGTGGTACTGTTGCGTTCTGTCAGCGCACTGGAGTTTGCTGCCAACCATGCATCCATTTGGGCCACCGTTCCACTGACCGTCGATCGTTATGTTGCCCTGTGCCACCCTCTGCTCCACCGGCAGATCAGCTATCCAGCCCGGGCACGACGCATTATTACCGTCGTCCTGACACTGGCTCTAGCATCTGGTGTGCCCTTCTTCTGGTGGTCAGATGTGTGGAGGGTCAGCAGCCCCCCCAACACCCTGGATTCCACCCTCATCTGGGTCCATGTAACCATCATCTACTTCCTGCCATGCAGCATCTTTCTGGTGTTAAATTCGCTAATCATTTTGCGACTGCGTAGGCGCCAGCACCAGCAAAGGCGCCAGGAGGACAGCAGACAGCAGCGGGCATCTGCAGGGAGGCTGGGGAAAAcgacagcaatgctgctggccATCACTTCTGTGTTCACAGTGCTGTGGGCCCCACGGACAGCCGTGGTAATCTATCACCTCTACGTGTCGTCTGTTCACAGGGACTGGAGTGTGCACTTAGCTTACGACCTGGCAAACATGCTAGCCATGCTAAACACTGCTGTGAACTTCTTCCTCTACTGCTTTGTCAGCAAGCCCTTCAGAGGAGCGGTGAGGGATGTGCTGCTCTTGAAGGGGGCGCCACTGCACCCACCAAGATCCTTCCACCACCGGCATGTCTCTGCCAACACTTCCAACTCTTCTCTGTCCAGCAACGCCAAGCGCTCTCACAGAGATGCCACCCCACTATCAGCTCTCAGTGCAGATATCACTGCATAG